In Streptomyces sp. P9-A4, the genomic window CGCGGTCCATGCCGGTGAGCGCGTCGACCTCGGCGGTGCCGAGGGCGCCGCAGTCGATGCCGCGCAGCAGGTAGGAGCTGAGGGCCTTGGCGGTGGCGGGCTCGTCCATGACGTCGCCGCCGGCGTGGTTGGCGTAGGCGGAGAGGCGCTTGGCGGCGGCCTCGAAGCCCTCGCGGTAGAAGGCGAAGACGGCGGCGTAGCGGGTGGGGATGTGGCCGGGGTGCATGTCCCAGCCCTGGTAGTAGGCGCGGGCGAGGGCGCGGCGGGTGAGGCCGTAGTGCAGGCGCCAGGCCTCGTGGACGTGCTCGGTGGTGCCGACGGGGAGGACGTTGGTGGAGCCGTCGGAGACGCGGACGCCGGTGCCCGCGGCGGCGACCTGCATGATCGCCTTGGCGTGGTCGGCGGCGGGGTGGTCGCTGGCCTGGTAGGCGGCGGAGACGCCGAGGCAGGCGCTGTAGTCGAAGGTGCCGTAGTGCAGTCCGGTGGCGCGGCCCTCGGCGGCGCCGATCATGCGGGCGACGGCGGCGGTGCCGTCGGTGGCGAGGATGGACTGGCTGGTCTCGATCTGGATCTCGAAGCCGAGGCGGCCGGCGTCGAGGCCGTGGGCCTTCTCGAAGGCTTCGAGGAGGCGGACGAAGGCGGAGACCTGCTCGGGGTAGGTGACCTTGGGGAGGGTGAGGACGAGCCCGTCGGGGAGGCCGCCGCTCTCCAGGAGGCCGGTGAGGAAGACGTCGGTGGTGCGGATGCCCCGGTCGCGTACGGCGGACTCCATGCACTTCATCCGGATGCCCATGTAGGGGGCGGCGGTGCCGTTCCGGTACGCCTCCGAGATCAGCCGGGCGGCCCGGGCGGCGTCCTGGTCCTCGTCGGCGCCCGCGTAGCCGTCCTCGAAGTCGACCCGCAGGTCCTCGATGGGCTCGCGCTCCAGCTTGGCCCGCACGCGGCCGTAGACGTCCTCGGCGAGGTCGTCGGAGAGGCCGAGGACGGCGGCGAAGGAGGCGGCGTCGGGGGCGTGCTCGTCGAGGGCGGCGAGGGCCTGGTCGCCCCAGGAGCGGATGGTTCCGGCGTCGAAGACGTTGCCCGGTACGTAGACGGTGTGGACGGGCTGGCGGGTGCCGGGGTCCCCCGGGTAGCGGCGGTCCAGCTCCGCGTCCACCGCTGCGAGGGAGGCACTGATGCCCTCGCTGACCGCGCCCGCGAGGCTCGTCGACACCTTCTCCTGCTGACCCATCCCACATCCTCCTGTTTTCCGCTGCACGGAATCAACAATCCGTATAGCGAAGTTAGTAGGCCGTCGGGACCTGAGTCAATGGTTGTCCGAAACGACCGGGGGCCGCACGGCGAGTGATCACCGTACGGCCCCCGGGCCCAACAGAACCGCAGGTCAGCCCTTGCGGGTCTTGACCTCTTCGGTCAGCTGCGGGACGACGTCGAACAGGTCGCCCACGACGCCGTAGTCGACGAGGTCGAAGATCGGCGCCTCGGCGTCCTTGTTGATCGCGACGATCGTCTTCGAGGTCTGCATGCCCGCGCGGTGCTGGATCGCGCCGGAGATGCCGGAGGCGATGTACAGCTGCGGCGAGACCGACTTGCCGGTCTGGCCGACCTGGTTGGAGTGCGGGTACCAGCCGGCGTCGACCGCGGCGCGCGAGGCGCCGACGGCGGCACCGAGCGAGTCGGCGAGCGCCTCGATGATCGCGAAGTTCTCGGCACCGTTGACGCCACGGCCGCCGGAGACCACGATCGCGGCCTCGGTCAGCTCCGGGCGGCCGGTCGACTCGCGCGGGGTGCGGCCGACGACCTTGGTGCCGTGCGCCTGCTCCGAGAAGGAGACGGCCAGGGCCTCGACGGCGCCGGCGGCCGGGGCGGCCTCGACGGGGGCCGAGTTCGGCTTGACCGTGATGACCGGGGTGCCCTTGGAGACACGGGACTTGGTGGTGAAGGAGGCGGCGAACGCGGACTGCGTCGCGACCGGGCCCTCGTCACCGGCCTCCAGGTCCACGGCGTCGGTGATGATGCCGGAACCGATGCGGACCGCGAGGCGGGCCGCGATCTCCTTGCCCTCGGCGGAGGACGGGACGAGCACGGCGGCCGGGGAGACGGCCTCGTAGGCGGCCTGGAGGGCCTCGACCTTCGGGACCACGAGGTACTCGGTGAACTCGGGGGCGTCGGCCGTCAGGACCTTCACCGCGCCGTGCTCGGCGAGCGCGGCGGCGGTGTCGGCGGCGCCGTTGCCCAGGGCGACGGCGACCGGGTCGCCGAGGCGGCGGGCGAGGGTCAGCAGCTCCAGGGTGGGCTTGCGGACGGCTCCGTCGACGTGGTCGACGTAGACGAGAATCTCAGCCATGGGACTTCAATCTCCTGCGAACGGAAAGGGGGCGGTCTGGTGGCT contains:
- a CDS encoding electron transfer flavoprotein subunit alpha/FixB family protein, producing the protein MAEILVYVDHVDGAVRKPTLELLTLARRLGDPVAVALGNGAADTAAALAEHGAVKVLTADAPEFTEYLVVPKVEALQAAYEAVSPAAVLVPSSAEGKEIAARLAVRIGSGIITDAVDLEAGDEGPVATQSAFAASFTTKSRVSKGTPVITVKPNSAPVEAAPAAGAVEALAVSFSEQAHGTKVVGRTPRESTGRPELTEAAIVVSGGRGVNGAENFAIIEALADSLGAAVGASRAAVDAGWYPHSNQVGQTGKSVSPQLYIASGISGAIQHRAGMQTSKTIVAINKDAEAPIFDLVDYGVVGDLFDVVPQLTEEVKTRKG
- a CDS encoding DUF6986 family protein, producing the protein MGQQEKVSTSLAGAVSEGISASLAAVDAELDRRYPGDPGTRQPVHTVYVPGNVFDAGTIRSWGDQALAALDEHAPDAASFAAVLGLSDDLAEDVYGRVRAKLEREPIEDLRVDFEDGYAGADEDQDAARAARLISEAYRNGTAAPYMGIRMKCMESAVRDRGIRTTDVFLTGLLESGGLPDGLVLTLPKVTYPEQVSAFVRLLEAFEKAHGLDAGRLGFEIQIETSQSILATDGTAAVARMIGAAEGRATGLHYGTFDYSACLGVSAAYQASDHPAADHAKAIMQVAAAGTGVRVSDGSTNVLPVGTTEHVHEAWRLHYGLTRRALARAYYQGWDMHPGHIPTRYAAVFAFYREGFEAAAKRLSAYANHAGGDVMDEPATAKALSSYLLRGIDCGALGTAEVDALTGMDRAALDRFAAPRRGDLTASAE